One genomic region from Vannielia litorea encodes:
- the nirB gene encoding nitrite reductase large subunit NirB translates to MTEKLVVIGAGMASGRMLENLFELAPDAFDVTLFNAEPRGNYNRIMLSPVLSGEKSYEEIVTHDAAWYEQHGVTCRFGERVTAIDRDRKVVIALNGEVPYDKLVLGTGSSAFIIPCPGHDLPGVVAFRDLEDTTAMLEASGAPGSKAVVIGGGLLGLEAAAALRLRGMEVTVLHLAGHLMERQLDESAGYLLQKDLEKRGITVLTRASTKAIQGEGKVEKVVLEDGTVLEADIVVMAVGIRPAVSVAAEAGLEMGRAVKVDAQMRTSDPAIFAVGECVEFEGNLFGLVAPLYDQAKVLAKTLTGEADSFTPKELSTKLKVTGCDLFSAGDFAEGEGREDIVFRDPARGIYKRLVIEGDKLVGAVMYGDTADSNWFFGLIKDGTDVEEMRETLIFGPAFQGGAAVDPMAAVAALPADAEICGCNGVCKGQIVAAIEGGASSLADIKSTTKASASCGTCTGLVEQVMAVMLGDGFEIPAAQNVCGCTDLSHEDVRRLIKAKELKSQPAVWQELGWTTPNGCHVCRPAINFYLLADWPLDYQDDPQSRFVNERNHANIQKDGTYSVMPRMWGGMTDANELRAIADAADKYGAAVKVTGGQRIDLLGVKKEDLPGIWYDLNEAGMVSGHAYSKGLRTVKTCVGSDWCRFGTQDSTGLGIKLEKKLWGSWTPHKVKLAVSGCPRNCAEATCKDVGIICVDSGYQVGVGGAAGMDVKETERLVDVKTEEEAIEWTTAFIQLYRENAKYLDRPYKWVAKVGLDWVKETLADPAERTALNERFEISQSVYRKDPWADHARPEKAKSFQLVADLTQEAAE, encoded by the coding sequence ATGACCGAGAAACTCGTCGTGATCGGCGCGGGCATGGCCTCAGGCCGGATGCTCGAAAACCTCTTCGAGCTGGCGCCCGACGCCTTTGATGTGACCCTCTTCAACGCCGAGCCGCGCGGCAACTACAACCGCATCATGCTCTCCCCCGTGCTCTCGGGCGAAAAGAGCTATGAGGAGATCGTGACCCACGACGCGGCATGGTATGAGCAGCACGGCGTGACCTGCCGCTTCGGTGAGCGCGTCACTGCGATTGACCGCGACCGCAAGGTCGTGATCGCCCTGAACGGCGAGGTGCCCTACGACAAGCTCGTGCTCGGCACCGGCTCCTCCGCCTTCATCATCCCTTGCCCGGGCCATGACCTGCCCGGCGTCGTCGCCTTCCGCGATCTGGAGGACACCACCGCAATGCTGGAGGCTTCCGGCGCCCCCGGCTCCAAGGCCGTGGTCATCGGCGGCGGGCTCCTTGGCCTCGAAGCCGCCGCGGCCCTGCGCCTGCGCGGCATGGAGGTGACGGTGCTGCACCTCGCGGGCCACCTCATGGAGCGCCAGCTTGATGAGAGCGCAGGCTACCTGCTGCAAAAAGACCTTGAGAAGCGGGGCATCACCGTGCTCACGCGCGCCTCCACCAAGGCGATCCAGGGCGAGGGCAAGGTCGAAAAGGTGGTGCTGGAAGATGGCACCGTGCTGGAGGCCGATATTGTCGTGATGGCCGTGGGCATCCGCCCCGCCGTCTCGGTCGCAGCCGAGGCTGGGCTGGAGATGGGCCGCGCCGTTAAGGTCGACGCCCAGATGCGCACCTCCGACCCTGCGATCTTTGCGGTGGGCGAATGCGTGGAGTTCGAGGGCAACCTCTTCGGCCTCGTCGCGCCGCTCTACGACCAAGCCAAAGTGCTCGCCAAGACCCTGACCGGTGAGGCGGACAGTTTCACCCCCAAGGAGCTTTCCACCAAGCTGAAGGTGACCGGCTGCGATCTGTTTTCCGCAGGCGACTTCGCCGAGGGCGAGGGCCGCGAAGACATCGTCTTCCGCGACCCGGCGCGCGGCATCTACAAGCGCCTCGTCATCGAGGGCGACAAGCTCGTCGGCGCGGTGATGTACGGCGACACCGCCGACAGCAACTGGTTCTTCGGCCTGATCAAGGACGGCACGGATGTGGAGGAGATGCGCGAGACGCTGATCTTCGGCCCCGCCTTCCAAGGAGGTGCCGCCGTGGACCCTATGGCGGCCGTTGCAGCCTTACCGGCTGACGCAGAAATCTGCGGCTGCAACGGCGTATGCAAGGGCCAGATCGTTGCGGCGATCGAGGGCGGAGCAAGCAGCCTCGCTGACATCAAATCCACCACGAAGGCCAGCGCCTCCTGCGGCACCTGCACGGGCCTGGTCGAGCAGGTCATGGCCGTCATGCTGGGCGATGGCTTCGAGATTCCGGCGGCGCAGAACGTCTGCGGCTGCACCGATCTCTCTCATGAAGACGTGCGCCGGCTGATCAAGGCGAAAGAGCTGAAAAGCCAGCCCGCCGTCTGGCAGGAGCTGGGGTGGACAACGCCGAACGGCTGCCACGTCTGCCGCCCGGCGATCAACTTCTACCTGCTGGCCGACTGGCCGCTCGACTATCAGGACGACCCACAAAGCCGCTTCGTGAACGAGCGCAACCACGCCAACATCCAGAAGGATGGCACTTATTCCGTGATGCCCCGCATGTGGGGCGGGATGACCGACGCGAACGAGCTGCGCGCCATTGCGGATGCCGCTGACAAGTATGGCGCGGCGGTCAAAGTGACCGGCGGCCAGCGGATCGACCTGCTTGGCGTGAAGAAAGAGGATCTGCCGGGTATCTGGTACGACCTCAACGAGGCCGGCATGGTCTCGGGCCACGCCTATTCCAAGGGCCTGCGGACCGTCAAAACCTGCGTCGGCTCCGATTGGTGCCGCTTCGGCACGCAAGACAGCACCGGCCTCGGCATCAAGCTCGAGAAGAAGCTCTGGGGCTCGTGGACGCCGCACAAGGTCAAGCTCGCCGTCTCCGGCTGCCCGCGAAACTGCGCCGAGGCGACCTGCAAGGACGTGGGCATCATCTGCGTGGACTCCGGCTATCAGGTCGGCGTCGGCGGCGCTGCGGGGATGGACGTGAAGGAGACCGAGCGCCTCGTCGATGTTAAGACGGAGGAGGAAGCCATCGAGTGGACCACCGCCTTCATCCAGCTCTACCGCGAGAACGCCAAGTATCTCGACCGGCCCTACAAATGGGTCGCCAAGGTTGGTCTCGACTGGGTGAAGGAAACCCTAGCCGACCCCGCCGAACGCACCGCCCTGAACGAGCGTTTCGAAATCTCGCAATCGGTCTACCGCAAGGACCCATGGGCCGATCATGCCCGTCCCGAAAAGGCGAAGAGCTTCCAGCTTGTCGCCGATCTCACCCAGGAGGCCGCCGAATGA
- the nirD gene encoding nitrite reductase small subunit NirD → MSWIDICAVTEIAERGARIVKTEVGCIAVFRTGPEEVFAASNTCPHKGGPLSEGIVHGRKVTCPLHNWVFSLETGEAQGADEGRIATYPVRIEAGRVLLDAGAVAAARSAA, encoded by the coding sequence ATGAGCTGGATCGACATCTGCGCCGTCACCGAAATAGCCGAACGCGGTGCGCGTATCGTGAAAACCGAGGTCGGCTGCATCGCCGTGTTCCGCACCGGGCCGGAAGAGGTGTTCGCCGCCTCCAACACCTGCCCCCACAAGGGCGGCCCGCTCTCTGAAGGCATTGTGCATGGCCGCAAGGTGACCTGCCCGCTGCACAACTGGGTGTTTTCGCTCGAAACCGGAGAGGCCCAAGGCGCCGACGAGGGTCGCATTGCCACTTACCCGGTGCGGATCGAGGCGGGCCGCGTGTTGCTCGACGCCGGGGCCGTTGCCGCTGCCCGGAGCGCCGCGTAG
- a CDS encoding nitrate reductase — MSAPICTTCPYCGVGCGVLATPDGAGGLSVTGDKSHPANLGRLCSKGSALGETVGLEGRLLAPQINGKEAGWDEATAEVALRFSETIAQHGPDSVAFYVSGQLLTEDYYVANKLMKGFIGSANIDTNSRLCMASSVAGHKRAFGTDTVPGTYEDLEEADLVVLTGSNLAWCHPVLYQRIVAAKTARPSMQIVVIDPRRTATCDAADMHLPLAAGSDVALFNGLLRRIRDMGATDEAFVRSHVDGFDDAIAAASSQTSEATGLPDDLLTRFYDLWLRTEKVVTVYSQGVNQSSQGTDKVNAILNCHLATGRIGKPGMGPFSVTGQPNAMGGREVGGLANMLACHLDIENAAHRMAVREFWQAPRMPEAQGLKAVDMFDAVERGQIKALWIMATNPAVSMPEADRVRSAIAGCDFVVVSDITAETDTARLAHVLLPATGWGEKDGTVTNSERRISRQRAVLPPPGQVKHDWQIIAEVASAMGWRAAFDYSSPAEIFREYATLSGIAAAMGKDFDISGLAGISDAGYAALAPVQWPVSATRSGGRFFGDGKFFTPDGRGRMLPVHNAAPVAATDRRYPFRLNTGRVRDHWHTMTRTGKSPRLSQHMAEPYVEIHPDDASRLGLRPAGIADIESRTGRALARVIVSERVRPGEVFVPMHWTGETASLGRADALVASVTDPVSGQPDSKGAVVGIAPYAANWFGFAVSTRKPRPDAPYWALARARDGWRLELAGAEAPESWEDWGRTVFGLGPDAEAMVVSDKARGGARLAFVEGGRLQAALFIAAEPVAASRSFMAGQLGAAPAPAHLSGQPGQDMPDPGAVVCACFDVGVNTILAAIESQQLASVEAIGAALQAGTNCGSCRPELAALLASATRREAAE, encoded by the coding sequence GTGTCCGCCCCCATCTGCACCACCTGCCCCTATTGCGGCGTAGGCTGCGGCGTGCTGGCCACGCCCGACGGGGCAGGGGGCCTCAGTGTGACCGGTGACAAAAGCCACCCGGCCAACCTCGGGCGGCTCTGCTCTAAGGGCTCCGCGCTGGGTGAGACGGTGGGGCTGGAGGGCCGCCTTTTGGCACCCCAAATCAATGGCAAAGAGGCGGGCTGGGATGAAGCCACGGCAGAAGTCGCCCTCCGTTTCTCAGAGACCATCGCACAGCATGGCCCGGACAGCGTGGCCTTCTACGTCTCCGGCCAGCTCCTCACCGAAGATTACTACGTCGCCAACAAGCTGATGAAAGGCTTCATCGGCTCGGCGAACATCGACACCAACTCCCGCCTCTGCATGGCCAGTTCCGTCGCCGGCCACAAGCGGGCCTTCGGCACCGATACCGTGCCCGGCACCTACGAAGACCTCGAAGAGGCCGATCTCGTGGTGCTCACCGGCTCCAACCTCGCATGGTGCCACCCGGTACTTTACCAGCGCATCGTCGCCGCCAAGACCGCGCGCCCTTCCATGCAGATCGTGGTCATCGACCCCCGCCGCACCGCCACCTGTGATGCCGCCGACATGCACCTGCCGCTGGCCGCTGGCAGCGATGTGGCTCTGTTCAATGGCCTGCTGCGCCGCATTCGCGACATGGGCGCGACCGATGAGGCTTTCGTCCGGAGCCATGTCGACGGTTTCGATGACGCTATCGCCGCCGCTTCCTCCCAGACCAGCGAGGCAACAGGCCTGCCGGATGATCTGCTGACCCGGTTCTACGACCTCTGGCTGCGCACCGAGAAGGTCGTCACCGTCTATTCCCAAGGCGTGAACCAGTCGTCGCAGGGGACCGACAAGGTGAACGCCATCCTCAATTGCCACCTCGCCACGGGCCGCATCGGCAAGCCCGGCATGGGGCCTTTCTCGGTGACCGGCCAGCCCAACGCGATGGGCGGGCGCGAGGTCGGCGGGCTGGCCAATATGCTCGCCTGTCACCTCGATATCGAGAATGCTGCCCACCGCATGGCCGTGCGGGAGTTCTGGCAGGCGCCCCGGATGCCCGAGGCGCAGGGCCTCAAGGCTGTCGACATGTTCGACGCGGTCGAGCGCGGCCAGATCAAGGCGCTCTGGATCATGGCCACCAACCCCGCTGTCTCCATGCCCGAGGCCGACCGCGTCCGCTCTGCCATCGCCGGCTGCGACTTCGTCGTGGTCTCCGACATCACCGCCGAGACAGACACCGCCCGCCTCGCCCACGTGCTGCTGCCGGCCACCGGCTGGGGCGAGAAGGACGGCACCGTGACCAACTCCGAGCGCCGGATCAGCCGCCAGCGCGCAGTCCTGCCCCCGCCGGGGCAGGTGAAGCACGACTGGCAGATCATCGCCGAGGTCGCCTCCGCGATGGGCTGGCGTGCCGCCTTTGATTACTCCTCCCCCGCCGAGATCTTCCGCGAGTACGCCACGCTCTCGGGCATCGCCGCTGCCATGGGCAAGGACTTCGATATCTCCGGCCTCGCCGGGATCTCCGATGCGGGTTACGCCGCCCTCGCCCCCGTGCAATGGCCGGTGAGCGCAACCCGCAGCGGCGGGCGGTTCTTTGGCGATGGCAAGTTCTTCACCCCGGACGGGCGGGGGCGGATGCTGCCTGTCCACAACGCGGCCCCCGTGGCCGCGACCGACCGGCGCTACCCCTTCCGGCTCAACACGGGCCGCGTGCGCGACCATTGGCACACCATGACCCGCACCGGAAAATCACCGCGCCTCAGCCAGCACATGGCCGAGCCCTACGTAGAGATTCACCCCGATGACGCCTCGCGCCTCGGCCTGCGCCCGGCGGGTATTGCCGACATCGAGAGCCGCACCGGCCGCGCCCTCGCCCGGGTCATCGTGTCTGAACGGGTGCGCCCCGGCGAGGTCTTCGTGCCGATGCACTGGACGGGGGAGACCGCCTCGCTAGGGCGGGCCGATGCGCTGGTGGCCTCGGTCACCGATCCGGTCTCCGGCCAGCCCGACAGCAAGGGCGCAGTGGTGGGCATCGCGCCCTATGCCGCCAACTGGTTCGGCTTTGCCGTCTCCACCCGCAAGCCCCGCCCCGACGCCCCCTATTGGGCGCTCGCACGGGCGCGCGACGGCTGGCGGCTGGAGCTGGCCGGGGCGGAGGCACCGGAGAGCTGGGAGGATTGGGGCCGCACCGTTTTCGGCCTCGGGCCCGATGCCGAGGCGATGGTTGTGAGTGACAAGGCGCGCGGCGGCGCGCGGCTGGCCTTCGTGGAAGGGGGCCGCTTGCAAGCCGCCCTCTTCATTGCCGCCGAGCCCGTCGCCGCCTCACGCAGCTTCATGGCCGGTCAGCTGGGCGCGGCGCCCGCACCCGCTCACCTCTCTGGCCAGCCGGGGCAGGACATGCCCGATCCGGGCGCCGTGGTTTGCGCCTGTTTCGACGTAGGCGTGAATACGATCCTCGCGGCCATCGAGAGCCAGCAGCTTGCCTCCGTCGAGGCCATCGGCGCAGCACTTCAAGCGGGCACGAACTGCGGCTCCTGCCGCCCCGAACTTGCCGCGCTGCTTGCCTCGGCCACCCGCCGGGAGGCCGCCGAATGA
- a CDS encoding glycosyl transferase family protein, translating to MSLAPYVRILGRGPGRSRSLTQDEAREAMALILSGEAAPEAVGALLMLMRFRGETAGEVAGFVEAARATLHTWPGAAPALDWPSYAAGRTRGLPWFLLSARLVAQAGAPVLLHGWNSHQKAAASVRAALPAAGIAQAGSMEEAADLIARDGIAYLPLEAFAPRLLELLRLRDVLGLRSTINTVLRALNPSVAHAAVQGVFHPPYRELQADACDLLGQPAMTVLKGGGGEFERHPSKDIALYGTRGGTRWEASAPALEDDHRRLADESPDPADLARLWSGELTDPFATAIVLGTAELALETCGLAPSLAQEAWAARHTARAA from the coding sequence ATGAGCCTTGCGCCCTATGTCCGCATCCTTGGCCGCGGCCCTGGCCGCTCCCGCTCGCTCACGCAGGACGAGGCCCGCGAGGCGATGGCGCTCATCCTCTCCGGCGAGGCGGCGCCCGAGGCCGTGGGCGCGCTCCTGATGCTCATGCGGTTCCGCGGCGAGACGGCAGGCGAGGTGGCAGGCTTCGTCGAAGCCGCCCGCGCAACGCTTCACACATGGCCCGGCGCTGCCCCCGCGCTCGACTGGCCCAGCTACGCCGCTGGCCGCACGAGGGGGCTGCCGTGGTTCCTGCTCTCCGCCCGCCTCGTGGCGCAGGCCGGTGCGCCGGTGCTTCTGCATGGCTGGAACTCGCATCAGAAGGCCGCGGCCTCGGTCCGGGCCGCGCTGCCCGCAGCCGGGATTGCGCAGGCAGGCTCAATGGAGGAGGCCGCCGATCTCATCGCCCGCGATGGCATCGCCTACCTGCCGCTTGAGGCTTTCGCCCCCCGCCTGCTCGAACTCCTTCGCCTGCGCGATGTGCTTGGCCTCCGCTCCACCATCAACACCGTCCTCCGCGCGCTCAACCCATCAGTGGCGCACGCTGCCGTGCAGGGGGTCTTTCACCCGCCCTACCGCGAGCTGCAGGCCGATGCCTGCGACCTGCTCGGCCAGCCCGCCATGACCGTGCTCAAGGGCGGCGGTGGTGAGTTCGAGCGGCATCCGTCCAAGGACATCGCCCTCTATGGCACTCGGGGCGGCACCCGCTGGGAGGCCTCCGCCCCTGCGTTGGAAGATGACCACCGCCGTCTCGCCGACGAAAGCCCCGACCCGGCAGACCTCGCCCGCCTCTGGTCCGGCGAACTGACCGACCCCTTCGCCACCGCCATCGTGCTCGGCACCGCCGAGCTGGCGCTCGAAACCTGCGGCCTTGCCCCGAGCCTTGCGCAAGAGGCTTGGGCCGCCCGCCACACCGCCCGCGCAGCCTGA
- the cysG gene encoding siroheme synthase CysG — MKTFPMFLRMTGRTVVIAGGGEQAAQKARLVLKTEAKIVLLADVLDDELEALVAVGRATHCFEAPTASHFADAALAFIATGCPARDAAIAALAQAAGCTTNVVDQPDLCDAYTPSIVDRDPLVVAIGTEGAAPVLARQVKTKIETMLEPRLGDFTAMAGRMREAVARRVPKRARRAFWRWAFSDAPRRLHAAGAERDAAKALKDAIAQGGAPDTATEGLISLVGAGPGARDLLTLRAVQRLQEADVIFYDRLVDPEVLELARRDAERVFVGKEVGASSWPQHKIDAVIVAAARKGQRVVRLKSGDPGIFGRATEELAAARDHGIAVEIVPGVTAASASAAARGRSLTERGETDRVIFATGTCRAGDSAPDWGTLCTPGTTLALYMGVAKAAEIEANLLAAGVPSSAQVEITCSASTPAERHFACTLSDLAETVASEEVSNPAIILVRHSKMRTEVIAPTQPPLSLVATA; from the coding sequence ATGAAAACCTTCCCCATGTTCCTCCGCATGACCGGCCGCACCGTGGTGATCGCGGGGGGCGGCGAGCAGGCCGCGCAGAAGGCCCGGCTGGTGCTGAAGACCGAGGCCAAGATCGTGCTGTTGGCCGATGTGCTGGACGATGAACTGGAGGCTCTCGTTGCCGTCGGCCGCGCAACCCACTGCTTCGAAGCGCCCACCGCCAGCCACTTCGCCGATGCCGCGCTCGCCTTCATCGCCACCGGCTGCCCGGCGCGGGACGCGGCCATCGCGGCGCTGGCACAGGCGGCGGGATGCACGACAAACGTGGTCGATCAGCCCGATCTCTGCGATGCCTACACGCCCTCCATCGTCGACCGTGACCCGCTGGTGGTTGCGATCGGCACCGAGGGCGCGGCCCCGGTGCTGGCCCGGCAGGTAAAAACCAAGATCGAAACCATGCTCGAACCCCGCCTCGGCGACTTCACCGCCATGGCGGGCCGGATGCGCGAGGCCGTGGCCCGCCGGGTTCCAAAGCGCGCCCGCCGCGCTTTCTGGCGCTGGGCCTTCTCCGATGCCCCCCGCCGCCTGCACGCCGCGGGCGCCGAGCGCGACGCTGCCAAGGCCCTCAAGGATGCCATCGCCCAAGGCGGCGCACCCGACACCGCCACCGAGGGCCTCATCTCCCTCGTCGGCGCTGGCCCCGGCGCCCGCGACCTGCTCACGCTCCGGGCGGTGCAGCGGCTGCAAGAGGCGGATGTCATCTTCTACGACCGGCTGGTCGACCCGGAGGTGCTCGAACTCGCCCGCCGTGATGCCGAGCGCGTCTTCGTCGGCAAGGAGGTCGGGGCCTCGTCTTGGCCGCAACACAAGATTGACGCGGTAATCGTGGCCGCCGCCCGCAAGGGCCAGCGCGTGGTGCGGCTCAAGTCGGGCGATCCCGGCATCTTTGGTCGCGCGACCGAAGAGCTTGCCGCCGCCCGCGATCACGGCATCGCCGTCGAGATCGTGCCCGGCGTCACCGCTGCCTCCGCCTCCGCCGCCGCCCGTGGCCGCTCGCTTACCGAGCGCGGCGAGACTGACCGGGTGATCTTTGCCACTGGCACCTGCCGCGCAGGGGATAGCGCCCCCGACTGGGGCACCCTCTGCACCCCCGGCACCACGCTGGCGCTCTACATGGGCGTGGCCAAGGCCGCGGAGATCGAGGCGAACCTGCTGGCCGCCGGTGTGCCCTCTAGCGCCCAGGTCGAGATCACCTGCTCCGCCTCCACCCCCGCCGAGCGGCACTTCGCCTGCACCCTTTCGGACCTGGCCGAGACGGTCGCTTCCGAAGAGGTCAGCAACCCCGCGATCATCCTTGTGCGCCACTCCAAGATGCGCACCGAGGTCATTGCGCCCACGCAACCGCCGCTCTCTCTCGTGGCCACGGCCTGA
- a CDS encoding sugar phosphorylase: MTTGQTRPMKQPTPSVKSRTASLLEQIYPEHDCEALAHQIHEAFWPEGSHVRSRARVAGNNLWSEADTLVITYANSLVDGNHKPLDLLRDFLTHYLQGVISGVHILPFFPFTSDDGFAVVDYRAVNPQVGDWPDINRIAEEFKLMSDLVLNHVSSFSKWFHDYLQGHEPYDKFFFEAQPTDDLSQVVRPRTSSLLREVQTPSGPKHVWCTFSHDQVDLNFANPEVLLEFLRVMRVHIDNGIRVIRLDAVAFIWKEIGTSCIHLPQTHAIVRLMRLLFDYATEPVVLLTETNVPNAENLSYFGNRNEAHAIYNFSLPPLVLHALLTGSSRALNQWLMAMPPAQLGCAYLNFTASHDGIGMRPAEGLLSEEDIEQVITAVKAHGGVLSMRSLPGGGEKPYELNITYFEALKGTVKGPDAHQIMRFLCSQTIVLSLEGIPAFYIHSLLATPNDHEGVEKTGVNRAINRHRWNYPELRAALDDPETVHAQVLTRLKRRIAIRTRQPAFHPNATQFTLQLGDGIFGVWRQSLDRSQSIFALHNLTDETITLPVMSINLIGGEDWVDLLADEAVDASQGEIELAPYQCRWITNRH, translated from the coding sequence ATGACCACAGGCCAAACCCGCCCGATGAAACAGCCCACGCCTTCCGTGAAATCCCGCACCGCCAGCTTGCTCGAGCAGATTTACCCCGAGCATGATTGCGAGGCGCTGGCCCATCAGATCCACGAGGCCTTCTGGCCTGAAGGCTCGCATGTGCGGTCTCGGGCGCGGGTGGCGGGCAACAACCTGTGGAGCGAGGCGGACACGCTCGTCATCACCTATGCCAACAGCCTCGTGGACGGTAACCACAAGCCGCTCGACCTGCTGCGCGACTTTCTCACCCACTACCTGCAAGGGGTGATCTCGGGCGTCCATATTCTGCCCTTCTTCCCCTTCACCTCCGACGATGGCTTTGCCGTTGTCGACTATCGCGCGGTGAACCCGCAGGTGGGCGACTGGCCCGACATCAACCGCATCGCGGAAGAGTTCAAACTGATGTCGGACCTCGTGCTCAACCACGTGTCGAGCTTTTCCAAGTGGTTCCACGACTATCTTCAGGGCCATGAGCCCTACGACAAGTTCTTTTTCGAGGCGCAGCCGACCGACGACCTGAGCCAGGTTGTCCGCCCCCGCACATCCTCGCTCCTGCGCGAGGTGCAAACGCCCTCCGGCCCCAAGCATGTGTGGTGCACCTTCAGCCACGATCAGGTCGATCTGAACTTTGCCAACCCCGAGGTGCTGCTGGAGTTTCTCCGCGTCATGCGGGTGCACATCGACAACGGTATCCGGGTGATCCGACTCGATGCGGTGGCCTTCATCTGGAAGGAGATCGGCACCTCCTGCATCCACCTGCCGCAGACCCATGCCATCGTCCGGCTTATGCGGCTCCTCTTCGACTACGCCACAGAGCCAGTGGTGCTGCTGACCGAAACCAACGTGCCCAATGCCGAAAACCTCAGCTACTTCGGCAATCGCAACGAGGCACATGCGATCTACAATTTCTCGCTGCCTCCCTTGGTGCTGCACGCCCTGCTGACCGGCTCGTCCCGGGCGCTCAACCAATGGCTCATGGCCATGCCGCCCGCCCAGCTTGGCTGCGCCTACCTCAACTTCACCGCATCTCATGACGGCATCGGAATGCGCCCTGCCGAGGGGCTGCTTTCGGAAGAGGATATCGAGCAGGTCATCACCGCGGTAAAGGCTCATGGTGGGGTGCTGTCGATGCGCTCGCTGCCGGGCGGCGGCGAAAAGCCCTATGAGTTGAACATCACCTATTTCGAGGCACTGAAAGGCACGGTGAAGGGGCCGGACGCGCATCAGATCATGCGGTTCCTCTGCTCGCAGACCATCGTGCTCTCGCTGGAGGGCATTCCGGCCTTCTACATCCATTCGCTGCTGGCCACGCCGAATGATCACGAAGGGGTGGAGAAGACCGGGGTGAACCGGGCAATCAACCGGCACCGCTGGAACTACCCTGAGCTGCGCGCGGCGCTGGATGATCCGGAGACCGTGCACGCCCAGGTGCTTACCCGCCTCAAGCGGCGCATCGCCATCCGTACCCGCCAGCCCGCCTTCCACCCCAATGCCACGCAATTCACCCTGCAACTGGGCGATGGGATCTTTGGCGTCTGGCGGCAAAGCCTCGACCGGTCGCAGTCGATCTTTGCGCTGCATAACCTGACCGATGAAACCATCACTCTGCCGGTGATGTCGATCAACCTGATCGGCGGGGAGGATTGGGTGGATCTGCTGGCAGATGAGGCTGTGGACGCCTCGCAGGGCGAGATCGAATTGGCGCCCTATCAGTGCCGGTGGATCACCAACCGGCACTGA
- a CDS encoding cytochrome b: protein MSDLTDSPQRYGAVSRALHWGMALMFLAQFASALAHWGLERGSALRDALWSYHTDLGFTLFLLVLLRGIWGLANLANRPAHGGPLGQAARLGHAVLYGLMILVPGVRILAAAGSDRGLSYLGFQVVPPRAAEVTWMQLPAEWHGEMGWLLLLVILGHIAMAVGYHRLIARDTTLARMA from the coding sequence GTGTCCGACCTTACCGATTCACCGCAACGCTACGGCGCCGTTTCGCGCGCACTCCACTGGGGCATGGCCCTGATGTTCCTGGCGCAATTCGCCTCGGCCCTCGCTCATTGGGGTCTGGAACGCGGGAGTGCCCTGCGCGATGCGCTCTGGTCCTACCACACCGACCTTGGCTTCACCCTCTTCCTGCTCGTGCTGCTGCGCGGGATCTGGGGCTTGGCCAATCTTGCCAACCGGCCCGCGCATGGCGGCCCTCTGGGACAGGCCGCGCGGCTCGGGCACGCGGTGCTCTACGGGCTGATGATCCTCGTGCCCGGCGTCCGCATTCTGGCCGCGGCGGGCAGCGACCGGGGGCTGAGCTACCTCGGGTTTCAGGTTGTGCCGCCACGGGCCGCCGAGGTGACGTGGATGCAACTCCCCGCTGAGTGGCACGGCGAGATGGGATGGCTCCTGCTGCTGGTGATCCTCGGCCATATCGCTATGGCCGTGGGCTACCACCGGCTGATCGCTCGTGACACGACGTTGGCCCGCATGGCCTGA